DNA sequence from the Gordonia polyisoprenivorans genome:
ATTGCGGCGATTACGCGGTTGCGGTTCGGGCGGCACGGCGCCGAACGGCATCGACGGATACGTGGGTGGCCCCGGTGGGTAGTACGACATCTGCTCGGTCTCCTACGTACGCCCGTGCCCGGCGAGGTTCGCCGCACGGATCGGTGGTGGTGTGTTCCTCGAGCCACAAGTATTGTGAGCGGCTCTGAGCAGGGGCAACCGCGTTCGGGTGGATTAGGTCGGCTGATCGAGAAATCCACCCGAACGGACTACACCGACGTAACAGACGTCCGATTCGTCGCGATGAACACGGACCGATACCGTCTCGCCCTCAGGCCTGGTCGCCGAAATCGAACAGCGCGGCCATCGTCGTCCGGCCGTCGAGAGCCTCGCGGATGATGTCGGCGTGACCACTGTGATGGGCGGTCTCGCGCAACATGTGCAGGGCCATCTTGCGTACCGTCCACCACTCCCGCTCGGGTTGCCACGGCGCGGTCGCCTGGGGGATCAGTTCGTCGAGCGAACCGACCTCGGCGATCACCGCGTCGTAGGCGAGTGCGGCATCCCGGTAGGCGGTGAGCCACTCCTCGAGCGTCTCGCCGTCGGTGAGCTCGTATCCGTGCTCGAGGTTCTCCATGTGGATCTCGGAGTTCGGGTCGCGGTCGAGGATGGTCTGGGTGTGCTCGCGCTGCACCATCGTCAGGTGCTTGAGGAGACCGCCGAGCGTCAACTCGCTCACGGTGCTGCGGCGGCGGGCCTGCTCGTCGTCGAGATCGCGCAAGGTCACCAGGAACATCGCTCGCTGATCCTCCAACAGGGTCAAGACGTCGGCCTTCTCGCCGGTGACGTCGACGGTGAGGGTGACGGAGGTGTAGGTGCCGGCCATGATGGTGCCTTTCGGAGTGGTTCGCGGCCACCACCGAAACTACGAACCAATGCGGACAGGTCCGGTCCGCATTTTCTCGGGAAGGGAAATCTGTTGCCGGGAAGCCGCGCGACGCGCACCATGCCCTCATGCCCGAGCCCTCCTCGTACTCCGATGAACCCGCCGAACTGTCGACTCTGCGCCGCAAGCCGACTCGCGGTGGCGACCGCGCGTTGCTCGACGACGTCCTCGACTCGGTCCTCGTCGGAACCCTCTCGACCGTCGTCGATGGGTGGCCGTGGTCGGTGCCGTTGCTCTTCGCCCGCGACGGCGACGACATCCTCATGCACGGATCGATCGCCGCAGGCGCATTGCGTCATGTGGCCGAGGGTGTGCCGTCGACGTTCACCGTGTTCGTCCTCGACGCCATCGTGGTGGCCGACAGTCTCTTCGACCATTCCGCGAACTATCGGTCCGCGGTGGTGCGCGGAATCCCCGAACGCGCCGACGACGACCTGGCCGCATTGGAAGCCTTGTCGGACAAGCTGATCCCGGGCCGCGTCGGCGAGACGCCGCCGATCACCGGCAAGGAGCGTGCCGCGACGATCGCCCTGCGGATGCCGATCGTCGACGGTCAGTGGATTGCCAAGGCCCGCGGCGGAGGTCCCGGTGTCGACACCGACAACTGGACCGGCGTCGTGCCCGTCCGCACCGTCTACGACGACCCGATTCCCGCGACGGGCACCGAGATCCCCGAGTCGGTGCGGCGCTTGGCGCGCGGTGGCCGGTGACTACGTCTGCCGCAGGACGAACCGCTGGATCTTGCCGCTCGGTGTCTTGGGCAGCGCGTCGACGAAATGCACGCTGCGCGGATAGGCATGCGCGGCGAAACCCGTCTTGACCAGCTGCTGCAGCTCGGCCTCCAGGGCGTCGTCGCCGACCACACCGTCGGCGAGCACGACGAAGGCCTCGAGGACCTCACCACGCAGCTCGTCCGGCCGGCCGACGACGGCGACGTCGATCACCGACGGATGGGTGATCAGCACGCTCTCGACGTCGAATGGTCCGATCCGGTAGCCGGCCATGATGATCACGTCGTCGTCCCGAGCGCTGAAGAAGTAGTTGCCGTTCTCGTCGACCCGGCCCGTGTCGCCGGTCAGGTACCAGCGCCCGTCCTCGGTGAATCGGGCCGCGGTCTTCTCCGGATCGTCGAGGTAGCCGGTGAACCACAGTGCCGGACTGGCCGATACGTCGATCGCGACCTGTCCGTCGACGATGCCGGTGGCGAAACCGGGCATCGGCTGGCCCATCGATCCGGGGATCAGCGGTCGCCGCACTTCCGGGGCCCAATGGTTGTTGATGAACATGCCGTGCTCGGTCTGGCCGTAGTGGTCACGCACCTCGGTGCCCAATGCGTCTGTCGCCCAAGCGATCACATCAGGTGTGAGAGGCTCACCCGCCGACGACGCATGCCGCAGCGAAAAGCCCTCGATCGCACCGCTCTTGCTCAGCGCGCGATACACCGTCGGGGCAGCAGCGAAGTTGGTGACGCCCAGCTCGCCGAGAATGCGAGCGGTCAGCTCCGGCGTGAAACCGGCTTGCAGCAAGATGTTCGGGCGTCCGGTGGCCAGCGGACCGAGGATGCCGTAATACAGGCCGTAGGCCCAGCCCGGGTCGGCGGCATTCCAGAACACGTCGTCGTCGGTCACGTCGAGACCAAAATGCATGTACGTGACCATCGCCGCCAGTGCGCGCACCGGAACCGGAACCCCCTTGGGCGCCCCCGTGGTTCCGCTGGTGAACAACAGGATCAGGTGCCCGGCACCGCCGACGGCCACCGAATCCTCCCAGGGCGCACTCGCGGCGAGCAGGGTGTCGAAATCGTAGGTTCCCGAACCGCTTTCCGCCAGGCTCTCGGCGCCGGCGACCACCGTGGTCAAACCGTCGATTCCGTCGAGTTTGCCGACCTGACTGGCCTCGGTCACCACGACGCCGGCGTCGCCTCCACGTAGCCGCATCTCGATCGCCGGTGTCGCGAACGCGGTGAACAGCGGGATGTAGACCGCGCCGAGGCGGGCGAGTGCCAGCAACGTGACCACCAGCTCGACGCGCTTGCCCATCAACACACCGACCCGTGAACCGCGCTCGACGCCGAGCCCGGCCAGGGCGGTCGCGAACTTCCGCGACTGCGCGGCCAGGTCGCCGTAGGTGATGCGGGTGGTGACGAGGGCGTCGCCGCTGGTGCCGACCGTCACGAACGCGACGGCATCCGGGTCGTGCCGGTCGACGAGCAGGGTCGCGGCATTCGCGTCGTCCGCGCCGAACTCGGCCAGCAACGCTGCCACCTCGGCCTCGACGGAGGGATGCGCGGGAGCGGTCTGGGTCATGGTCTCACCTGGGCCTCATGAGTAAGCTGAATCACAGTCGCATGGATTGTCTGCCGCGACCGACACTGCGTGCCACCCCCCGAAGAGGGGGAGCACAGGACCGGAGGAGGTGACCGAGATGCCCGAATCACTCGCGGCGCCGGTCACCGACGCGCTGCGCCGATTGCGCCGGGCCAGCGGTGTCTCACTTGCCTTCGGTGGTGTCGTGCAGAGCGGGCGCGGCCTGCGCCTGAGTCACTTCGTCGGTCACACCGTCGGTGCGCTCAACGGTGTTGCCGTCGACATCGGGCACGGACTCGGCGGCAAGGTGGTGGCCACCAACCGGCCGATGGTCGTCGACGACTATCTGAAGACGCCGCGGATCACCCACCGCTACAACGCGGTCATCGCGACGGAGGGCCTGCGGGCGATGGCCGCGGCACCCGTGATCGTCGACCGGACACCGGTGGCGGTGATCTACGGCGCCTTGCGCACCGACGATCCGCTCGGCGACCGCGCACTCGACGCCCTCGCCGTGGAGGCTCGCACCCTCGAACAGCAGATCGTCGCCGCCCGGACATCCGTCGAGACCGCGGCGGCCCAACCCGAGGCCGACGCGCTGCGCGTTCGGTTGACCGAGGCATATGCACAACTGCGTGACCTCGCGCGCTCGGTCGACGACGCCGAGGTCGCCGCCGCGATCGGCCGCATCACCGACGGCCTACTCGACGCCACACCCGACCACGAGTCGGCGGCGTTGACCCGCCGCGAGCAGGACGTACTGGCGCTGGCCGCGCTCGGCTATCCCAACGCACGAATCGCCGACTCACTGGGCATCGGCGTCCAGACCGCCAAGGGCTATGTGAAGGACGCGATGCGAAAGCTCGGTGCCACAAGCCGATTGGAGGCAGTGGTGATCGCGCGGCGCTCCGGTCTGCTGCCGTGAGTGTCATGACCGTCCCGGGCCGCCTCGTCCGCCTGGCCGGCCCGGCCGATGCGGCGGTCGTCGGTCGGCTGCTGTTCGACTTCAACACCGAGTTCGATAGTCCGACCCCAAGCGCCGACGAGTTCGCCGGCCGCTTCACCCGCCTGCTCGCCCGTGACGACGTGCTCGTCGTGCTGGCCGAGTCCGACGGGGAGCCCACCGGATTCGCCTACCTGACGCTCCGCCCGACCCCGTACGGCGACGGGCCGCTCGCGCAGTTGGAGGAGTTGTACGTCGTGCCCGCGCTCCGGGACGGGGGCATCGGCACCGCCCTGCTCACCCGGGCCGTCGACGAGGTGCTGGACCGCGACGCGATCGAGATGCTCATCAACGTCGACGAGATCGACACCGACACCCGACGCTTCTACGAGCGGCACGGGTTCACCAACATCGAGCCCGGTGAGGACTACCGGATGCTCTGTTACCTGCGGGAACTCTGATGGTCCGGCCGCGGCCGGCGGTCACCGGCGAAACGACGGCGCTCCGCTCTGGCGCCGTGACCATCGATGGCCGGTAACACCTCGACGCCGGGCGCGTCGGTGGCGGCGCGCACGCTCGCGTTACTCGGCACATTCGATTCCACTCATCGGGTGCTCTCGCTGTCCGAAATGGCCGTGCACGCTGGTCTTCCGCTGCCGACCGCGCATCGTCTCGCGGGCGAGCTCGAACGGTGGGGTGCGCTGGTGCGCCGACCCGACGGCCGGTACGTGATCGGCAGACGCCTGTGGGATCTCGGACTTCTCGCGCCGATCCAGTCGGGGATTCGGGAGGTCGCCGAACCCTTTCTCCACGACCTCTACGCCGCGACCACGGCGACCGTGCATCTGGCCATCCGGGAGGGTACCGCCGCGCTGTATCTCGATCGCATCTCCGGAAAGGAGTCGGTGCCGGTCGTCAGCCGGGTCGGCGGGCGGCTCCCGTTGGCCGCCACCGGCGTCGGGAAGGTGTTACTCGCATACGCCCCCAACGATATTCGCGAGGAGGTGATGGCCTCGCTCACGCGCATCACTGCGCACACCATCGTGAACCCGAAGCTCCTCGACGACCAGCTGCGCCGCGTTCACGTCGAGGGCTACGCGACAACCGTCGAGGAGATGACGCTCGGCGCCTGCTCGGTGGCCGTCCCGGTGCGCGGTCCGGACGGAGTGGTCGCCGCCCTCGGCATGGTGGTGCCATCGATCAGCGGCCGACTACCGCGGATCGTCGCCGCGTTACAGGTTGCCGCGCAAGGGATCGGGCGCTCGCTCGGGGCGCCCTCCCGGGTGGGTGGTTCTCTACACGGTGGTTAACCATCGCTGGGTCATCTCCCGTGAGCGGCGGTGCCGTATCACACGGTGGTCGAGGTGTGGAGGAGCGCTAGCGACGGAGCCTCGAGACCTGTTGTGTTGCTGCTGGTTCCGGAGTTGCGAAATTCCAGCGTCGGCTTGCGGTGGTCTCGAGACGCTCCGGCTCGCTACGCTCGCGCGGGGCTCCTCGACCATCGGGAAGAAAGGGCTGCTCGATCATCGGGGGAAGGGCCATCGGGGAGGGATGGCTTCTCGACCATCGGGGGGTCATCGGGGGGGGCATCGGACACCCTCCGGATCAAATCGAGGGCCAGCCGGTGTATCCCTCGGCGAGATAGGCCGATCCGGCCCCGGAGGCGGTCAGGGTTTCGAGTTCGCCGAGTTGGCGGCGCTCGTCGAAGTCCGATGCGTCGGAAGCCTTGTGCAGCATCGTCGTCATCCAGTACGAGAAGTGCTGAGCCTTCCAGACGCGGGCGAGCGCCCGCTCGGTGTAGGAGTCCAGTGCCGTCTCGTCGTCCGCGAGCAGGGTTCGTTCGATGGTCTCGGCCAACACCCGGACGTCGGTTAGGGCGAGGTTGAGCCCTTTGGCGCCGGTCGGCGGAACCGTATGTGCCGCATCGCCGGCGAGGAGTAGCTTTCCGTCGCGCATCGGGGTCTGCACGAAGCTGCGGAACGGCAGCACGCTCTTGTCGATGATCGGGCCCTCCTGCAACGAGAAATCGTCCGGTCCTGCCAGTCGGCGCTGCAGTTCGGCCCAGATCCGGTCGTCGGACCAGTCGTCGGGATTCTCGGCCGGGTCGCACTGGAAGTACATGCGCTGCACCGACTCCGTGCGCTGACTGATCAGTGCGAAGCCGAACGGGGAGCGGGTGTAGATCAATTCGGGTGCGCTACGCGGAGCCTCGGTGAGGATGCCGAACCAGGCGAACGGGTACTCGCGGAATAATCGCTGTGGGTCGGCGACGAGGTCGCGACAGATGCTGCGCGAGCCATCGGCGCCGACGACGAGGTCGGCCCTGATCTCGTGACGCCCATCGGTATCGGTGTAAGCCACACGAGGGTCGTCGCGGTGGTCGGTGACCGCTGTGTCGGCGATGCCGTAGCGGAGGTCGCCGCCGTCACGAACCCGTGCCGCGTGTAGATCGATGAACACGTCGGTCTGCGGGTAGAGCCAGCACGAGGCGCCGACGAGTTTCTGGAAGTCGACGCGATGGCTGACGCCGTCGAAGCGCAGGTCGATGCCCTGGTGCTCGTGGCCGTCGGTGAGGACGCGGTCGCCGACCCCGGATTCGACGAGCAACCGGACGCTGTCCCGCTCCAGGATTCCGGCGCGATGGGTGGTCTCGATCTGCTCGTAGGTCCTGGTGTCGAGGACGGTGCTCTCGATTCCGGCCCGATGCAGCAGGTGCGAGAGCATCAGGCCGGCCGGGCCGCCGCCGACGATCGCGACCTGCGTGCGGGTGGTGCTGGTGAAGGCGGACATGTGACTCCTCTGGTTGAGCACACGGTAGAGAGGGCGCTGTCACAGCCGCCACATCAGACTTTCACTCAGTGAAAGCTCATGCCGATGTGCTGCAGAAGCGGGTGTCGCCGCTCGGCGGCTACGGCACACTGGTTTGTGACCCGCAGCACAGGGAAGTGAGTGCTGGGACATCTCAAGAGGCGTGAATGATCACCTACGACAAACTCTTCATCGGCGGACAGTGGGTAGCCCCGGCATCGGGTGAACAGATCGAGGTCGTGTCGTCGAGCACCGAGGAACAGATCGGTGTGGTGCCGGCCGCGGTCGAGGCCGATGTGGACGCCGCGGTCGCCGCAGCGCGAGCGGCGTTCGACGATCCGCAGGGCTGGGCACGATGGGAACCGTCGCGCCGGGCCGATGCGATGGAACAACTCGCCGACATCCTCGAGACCAAAGGCGAGGAGATGGCCCGCCGGGTCTCGGCGCAGAACGGCATGCCGATCGCCATCTCGAGTCAGCTCGAGACCGGCGTGCCACTGACCCTGCTGCGCTACTACGCGGGGCTGGCCCGCGGGTTCACCTTCGAGGTCGAGCAGGATCACCTCTTCGGTGGAACGACGCTGGTGCGTCGGGAACCGGTCGGTGTGGTCGGGGCGATCGTCCCGTGGAACTATCCGCAGGCACTCGCCGCGTTCAAGTACGGTCCGGCGCTGGCCGCCGGCTGCGCGATCGTGCTCAAACCGTCACCGGAAACGGTGCTCGACGCCTTCTTGTTCGCCGAGGCCGTCGCCGAGAGCGACATCCCCGACGGCGTCGTCAATGTGGTGCCCGGTGGCCGGGAGACCGGCGCCTACCTGGTCTCGCACCGCGACGTCGACAAGGTGGCGTTCACCGGGTCGACCGCGGCCGGCCGGCAGATCGCGGCCACCTGCGGGCAGTTGCTGCGACCGGTGACCCTGGAACTCGGCGGCAAGTCGGCCGCGATCGTCCTCGACGACGCCAATCTCGACCTGTCGGTGATGGGCGAGCGACTCTTCGAGAGCCTGCTGGTCAACAACGGCCAGACCTGCTACCTCGGAACCCGAATCCTGGCTCCCGACAACCGATATGACGAGGTCGTCGACACCCTGGCGGCGTTCATGAGCAGCTTGTCGGTCGGCGATGCGCTCGACGAGTCGACGATGATCGGCCCGATGGCCAGCCGCACCCATCGCGATCGGGTGGAGGGCTACATCGAGAAGGGCAAGGGTGACGGAGCGCGCGTCGTGGTCGGCGGTGGTCGCAGCGAACGCGACCGAGGCTGGTTCGTGCAACCGACCCTGTTCGCCGACGTCGACAACCACTCGACCATCGCGCAGGAGGAGATCTTCGGTCCGGTCCTCTCGGTGATCCGCTACTCCGACACCGACGACGCGATCCGACTGGCCAACGACTCCGACTACGGCCTCGGTGGTTCGGTGTGGACCTCCGATCCCGACCGCGGCAAGGATGTGGCGCGGCGGGTGCGCACCGGAACCATCGGCATCAACCGGTACATGCCCGATCCGGGCGCGCCGTTCGGTGGCGTCAAGGACAGCGGCATCGGACGTGAACTCGGGCCCCAGTCGATGGAGGCCTACCTGGTGTACAAGTCCATCTACGCCTGAGACCGGCACATCCGGCCGAGTACGAATACAGATTCCACAAAGTTGGCCCGAAAACCCCGATTATCGGGGTCGGTGAGCCGCTCACGTGGAATCTGTATTCGAATGTCGCGGGCCCGAGTCGCCTCGATGGCTGCCTCAGTGGTCGCGGAGCGTCTCGATCAGTTCGTCCTTCTTCATCGACGAGTATCCGGAGATGTCGAGTTCCTTGGCGCGCGATCGGAGTTCATCGACGGTCCAGTCCTCGTACGAGCCGGAGCGACCGCCCTTGGAGCCCACCGATGAGCGGCCCTCGTTGGCGGCGGCATTGGCGATCCGCGCGGACTTCTCCTTGGAGTTGCCCTCATCGCGGAGCTTTTCGTAGAGCTCGTCGTCCTTGACCGACGGGCCGGGATCCTCTTGCTGCGGCATGATCTTCTCCTCTCGTGTGATCCATGCTGGTGACGGGAGCGGGCCGTGATGCCCGGAAAGTTCGGGTCCCGGGCGTGTGAGTCCACTCCGTGAGGGTGTTTCCCACTTACCCTGGTCCCCAAACAGCTGGTTGACGAGGGAGGACAGCGGGCGTGAGCAAGAAGGACGGGGCAGGTAAGAAGGATCGGGCGATCAAGCGACTCGAGGCGGAAATCGGTCGCCTCACCAAGGAGCTGGCCAAGGTCGAGAAGGCTGCGCGCAAGCGGATCAGCCGCGCCGAAGGTGATGTGGCGGCACTGCGCGCCGAGGTGTTGAAGGTCGTCGGCCTGGGTGGCGACAAGCCGGAGCCGGACAAGCCAGAGCCGGCAGCACCCGCAAAACCGCCGACAGCGCCCGCCACGACCGCGACAGCGCCCGCCAAACCACCGACGGCGCCCGCCACGACCGCGACAGCGCCCGCCAAACCACCGACGGCGCCCGCCAAGAAGTCTGCACCAGCCAAGAAGCCGGCAGCGCCGACCAGGGCGCCTTCACCCAAGTCGTCCGGTCGCGGCCCGACGGTCGCCGAGCTGCGGGCACAGGCAAAGACCAAGGGCATCAAGGGCTATTCGTCGATGACGAAGGCCCAACTCCTCGAAGCCTTGAAGTAGCACAGGGCACAGTGTCTTTCAGGGCACTGGAGCAGTGCTCGGCCTTACATCCCGGAGATGCCGTACGCGTGGATCTTTCGGTACAGCGAGCTGCGCGAGAGTCCCAATGACGCGGCTGCGCGGACCCTGTTGCCGTCGCATTCGGTGAGTGCGGCGATGATCGCGTCGCGTTCGGTGGCCTCGAGGGTCGTCAGCGCGCGGGTGGTGTTCGCACGGCAGTACCCGGGCAGGTCGTCGGGCTGGATCTCGCCGACGGGTCGTCTGCGCAGGGCCTCGGCGAGCGCTTCGCGGAGTTGTGGGATGTTGCCGGGCCACGAATAGGCGGCAAGGATGCGCATCGCCTTCGGGCTGATCCGGCTGTTGCGTTGTGGTGCAAGGGCCTTGACGACTCGCACGACGATGGTGTTGAGATCGGTGCCCCGCAACCGCAGCGGTGGGATGGTGACGGACTGGCCGATACCCGGCAGCGTGACCACCGACGGATGCTCATCGGTGGGAGGTTCGATCGTGACCGCGAGAAGGTAACCCGCGTCGGTCGCGGCAGCCACCAGGTCTGTCACGGTGTCCACGGTGGTGGCCGAGACCTTGTCCAGATGTCGGATCACCAGCAGTGCGCAGTCGTCGACGGCGTTCTCGGGTCCGGCGACCTGCTCGCCCCGTTCCACGCGCTGCGCGTCGATCACGACCACCGGGGCGTCGCCGTACACCTCGTGGAAGGCCTCGGCGATCAGGCTCAATCGACCCGAGCCCGGCTCGCCGATGACCAGTACACCGGTCCCCGATTCGAGGGCGGCAAGTGCCTCGGCTCGGGCGGCCTGCCACGCCGGGCTGCTCGCCGGCTCGCTCCGCGCGATCGGCGTCGACAGTGACCGAAGCGCTTGCAGCCGAACCGAACCCGACGGCACGTCATGGTCTTCGTCGAGCAACAACACCA
Encoded proteins:
- a CDS encoding DinB family protein; this encodes MAGTYTSVTLTVDVTGEKADVLTLLEDQRAMFLVTLRDLDDEQARRRSTVSELTLGGLLKHLTMVQREHTQTILDRDPNSEIHMENLEHGYELTDGETLEEWLTAYRDAALAYDAVIAEVGSLDELIPQATAPWQPEREWWTVRKMALHMLRETAHHSGHADIIREALDGRTTMAALFDFGDQA
- a CDS encoding pyridoxamine 5'-phosphate oxidase family protein: MPEPSSYSDEPAELSTLRRKPTRGGDRALLDDVLDSVLVGTLSTVVDGWPWSVPLLFARDGDDILMHGSIAAGALRHVAEGVPSTFTVFVLDAIVVADSLFDHSANYRSAVVRGIPERADDDLAALEALSDKLIPGRVGETPPITGKERAATIALRMPIVDGQWIAKARGGGPGVDTDNWTGVVPVRTVYDDPIPATGTEIPESVRRLARGGR
- a CDS encoding AMP-binding protein, translated to MTQTAPAHPSVEAEVAALLAEFGADDANAATLLVDRHDPDAVAFVTVGTSGDALVTTRITYGDLAAQSRKFATALAGLGVERGSRVGVLMGKRVELVVTLLALARLGAVYIPLFTAFATPAIEMRLRGGDAGVVVTEASQVGKLDGIDGLTTVVAGAESLAESGSGTYDFDTLLAASAPWEDSVAVGGAGHLILLFTSGTTGAPKGVPVPVRALAAMVTYMHFGLDVTDDDVFWNAADPGWAYGLYYGILGPLATGRPNILLQAGFTPELTARILGELGVTNFAAAPTVYRALSKSGAIEGFSLRHASSAGEPLTPDVIAWATDALGTEVRDHYGQTEHGMFINNHWAPEVRRPLIPGSMGQPMPGFATGIVDGQVAIDVSASPALWFTGYLDDPEKTAARFTEDGRWYLTGDTGRVDENGNYFFSARDDDVIIMAGYRIGPFDVESVLITHPSVIDVAVVGRPDELRGEVLEAFVVLADGVVGDDALEAELQQLVKTGFAAHAYPRSVHFVDALPKTPSGKIQRFVLRQT
- a CDS encoding LuxR C-terminal-related transcriptional regulator, whose protein sequence is MPESLAAPVTDALRRLRRASGVSLAFGGVVQSGRGLRLSHFVGHTVGALNGVAVDIGHGLGGKVVATNRPMVVDDYLKTPRITHRYNAVIATEGLRAMAAAPVIVDRTPVAVIYGALRTDDPLGDRALDALAVEARTLEQQIVAARTSVETAAAQPEADALRVRLTEAYAQLRDLARSVDDAEVAAAIGRITDGLLDATPDHESAALTRREQDVLALAALGYPNARIADSLGIGVQTAKGYVKDAMRKLGATSRLEAVVIARRSGLLP
- a CDS encoding GNAT family N-acetyltransferase, giving the protein MTVPGRLVRLAGPADAAVVGRLLFDFNTEFDSPTPSADEFAGRFTRLLARDDVLVVLAESDGEPTGFAYLTLRPTPYGDGPLAQLEELYVVPALRDGGIGTALLTRAVDEVLDRDAIEMLINVDEIDTDTRRFYERHGFTNIEPGEDYRMLCYLREL
- a CDS encoding IclR family transcriptional regulator — its product is MAGNTSTPGASVAARTLALLGTFDSTHRVLSLSEMAVHAGLPLPTAHRLAGELERWGALVRRPDGRYVIGRRLWDLGLLAPIQSGIREVAEPFLHDLYAATTATVHLAIREGTAALYLDRISGKESVPVVSRVGGRLPLAATGVGKVLLAYAPNDIREEVMASLTRITAHTIVNPKLLDDQLRRVHVEGYATTVEEMTLGACSVAVPVRGPDGVVAALGMVVPSISGRLPRIVAALQVAAQGIGRSLGAPSRVGGSLHGG
- a CDS encoding 4-hydroxybenzoate 3-monooxygenase, with translation MSAFTSTTRTQVAIVGGGPAGLMLSHLLHRAGIESTVLDTRTYEQIETTHRAGILERDSVRLLVESGVGDRVLTDGHEHQGIDLRFDGVSHRVDFQKLVGASCWLYPQTDVFIDLHAARVRDGGDLRYGIADTAVTDHRDDPRVAYTDTDGRHEIRADLVVGADGSRSICRDLVADPQRLFREYPFAWFGILTEAPRSAPELIYTRSPFGFALISQRTESVQRMYFQCDPAENPDDWSDDRIWAELQRRLAGPDDFSLQEGPIIDKSVLPFRSFVQTPMRDGKLLLAGDAAHTVPPTGAKGLNLALTDVRVLAETIERTLLADDETALDSYTERALARVWKAQHFSYWMTTMLHKASDASDFDERRQLGELETLTASGAGSAYLAEGYTGWPSI
- a CDS encoding aldehyde dehydrogenase encodes the protein MITYDKLFIGGQWVAPASGEQIEVVSSSTEEQIGVVPAAVEADVDAAVAAARAAFDDPQGWARWEPSRRADAMEQLADILETKGEEMARRVSAQNGMPIAISSQLETGVPLTLLRYYAGLARGFTFEVEQDHLFGGTTLVRREPVGVVGAIVPWNYPQALAAFKYGPALAAGCAIVLKPSPETVLDAFLFAEAVAESDIPDGVVNVVPGGRETGAYLVSHRDVDKVAFTGSTAAGRQIAATCGQLLRPVTLELGGKSAAIVLDDANLDLSVMGERLFESLLVNNGQTCYLGTRILAPDNRYDEVVDTLAAFMSSLSVGDALDESTMIGPMASRTHRDRVEGYIEKGKGDGARVVVGGGRSERDRGWFVQPTLFADVDNHSTIAQEEIFGPVLSVIRYSDTDDAIRLANDSDYGLGGSVWTSDPDRGKDVARRVRTGTIGINRYMPDPGAPFGGVKDSGIGRELGPQSMEAYLVYKSIYA
- a CDS encoding DUF7218 family protein; translated protein: MPQQEDPGPSVKDDELYEKLRDEGNSKEKSARIANAAANEGRSSVGSKGGRSGSYEDWTVDELRSRAKELDISGYSSMKKDELIETLRDH
- a CDS encoding Rho termination factor N-terminal domain-containing protein — protein: MSKKDGAGKKDRAIKRLEAEIGRLTKELAKVEKAARKRISRAEGDVAALRAEVLKVVGLGGDKPEPDKPEPAAPAKPPTAPATTATAPAKPPTAPATTATAPAKPPTAPAKKSAPAKKPAAPTRAPSPKSSGRGPTVAELRAQAKTKGIKGYSSMTKAQLLEALK